GTAGATGACCCAAAAGAAGAAGAAAAATCCTTTATTTATTGCTATCGCTTTTCAGAACAAGAATATAAACTAAAGGTTGGTGATAAACCAGTTATAATTACTCTTATGAAGGAGGCTGGTACTATCGTTGAAATAGACGATAATAATAGACTTATCAAAATTAAGCGCAGAAAAAATCAAAAGTCACTACCGCAAAGCCTATCCCTAGGACCGCCACATCCAATTAACTCCGCAGGACTCCGTTCTGCTATCTATCGCTATGCTGACCATATCTTAAAGGAACCAAACACCCCGCATCCAGCTACAGAGTTGCTAAATCAGAATGTACCACGCATTAAGGGCAAACAAGAAAATGAAAAGATAATTACCTCTGATGATTTGCAAACTGATACGCTAAATGCTATCACAAAACTTGACAATAGCTATCTCTTTATCCAAGGCCCTCCAGGAGCAGGTAAAACATATACCATAAGCCACATAATTATTGAACTTATCAAACAAAGAAAAAAAAATTGGGGTTACTTCTAACTCACACAAAGCTATTCATAACCTCTTACAAAAGGTAGAAGAGGTTGCCGTTGAAAAAGACGTGAAATTCCGCGGCATTAAAAAAGCTAACAAAGAAAATAAAGACACATTCTTTGACACACAATTCATCTCTTCTAAAACTACAACCAAAAATATGGATCTTAACGCAGATTTATTTGCTGGTACCGCTTGGACCTTTGCTAACCCCCATTTCGCTGGCAAACTTGATTATTTGTTCATTGATGAAGCTGGGCAGGTCTCAATTGCTAATGTAATCGCTATGTCTATAGCAACCAAGAACATCATTCTAGTAGGCGACCAAATGCAGTTAAGTCAACCTATACAAGGCATCCATCCAGACACAGCTGGATTATCAGTGCTAGAATTTTTATTAGAAGATAACTCGACTGTTCCAGCTAACCGCGGTATTTTCCTTAAGCAGACCTACCGTATGCACCCAAGCATTTGCCAGTTTATTTCTAATGCCTTCTACGATGGTCGCCTAACAGCACACGAAATTACGACTAAAAGAAGCCTTAACCTACAAAATATCTATCTACCTAATGAAGGGATTGTTATGATTCCAATAGAACATAAAAACTGTTCACAAAAAAGCGTAGAAGAAGGCGAGATTATCAAAAAGAAATACCTATCTTTACTTGGTCAGGAATTCACCAACAACGATAACAGCACACGTAAGATCACCATAGATGATATTCTGGTGCTCTCGCCATACAATATACAAGTCAATTATCTACGCTCTATCCTACCAGATAATGCAAAGGTTGGTACTGTTGATAAGTTTCAAGGGCAAGAAGCACCTATTGTACTAATTTCTATGGTAACCTCAAGTGTGGAAGATCTTCCACACAACATACAATTTTTATACAGCAAGAACCGTCTCAATGTTGCAATTTCTCGAGCACAATGTCTTGCTGTTGTGGTCGCTAATCCTAGGCTGCTAGAAATTCCATGTAACACTGTGGCACAGATGAAACTAGTAAATACATTCTGCTGGCTAAATGAATATGCAAAAGATACAAGATAATAAAAACTAACCCACGACATCCTCATAAATTTACTATTCCACTGCATCTCTTTAACTATTCAACGAAATCAATAAAAGATAATTAAAAAGACAATATCCTAACCAATATAATCAAAATCTCTAACACTATGGCAATAACTTTTAAAAGG
The Bartonella sp. DGB1 genome window above contains:
- a CDS encoding DEAD/DEAH box helicase, with protein sequence MNLSNKEKKIGVTSNSHKAIHNLLQKVEEVAVEKDVKFRGIKKANKENKDTFFDTQFISSKTTTKNMDLNADLFAGTAWTFANPHFAGKLDYLFIDEAGQVSIANVIAMSIATKNIILVGDQMQLSQPIQGIHPDTAGLSVLEFLLEDNSTVPANRGIFLKQTYRMHPSICQFISNAFYDGRLTAHEITTKRSLNLQNIYLPNEGIVMIPIEHKNCSQKSVEEGEIIKKKYLSLLGQEFTNNDNSTRKITIDDILVLSPYNIQVNYLRSILPDNAKVGTVDKFQGQEAPIVLISMVTSSVEDLPHNIQFLYSKNRLNVAISRAQCLAVVVANPRLLEIPCNTVAQMKLVNTFCWLNEYAKDTR